From one Bos javanicus breed banteng chromosome 15, ARS-OSU_banteng_1.0, whole genome shotgun sequence genomic stretch:
- the LAYN gene encoding layilin isoform X3, whose amino-acid sequence MPRGAAPQAVLLAALLAGLRGATGRLLSGQPVCRLGTQKPCYEVIYFRDASRRLNFEEARAACRRNGGQLVSIESEDEQRLIEKFIENLLASDGDFWIGLRRREDQKSNGTACQDLYAWIDGSTAAFRNWYVDEPSCGSEVCVVMYHQPSAPAGIGGPYTFQWNDDRCTMKNNFICKYSDGEEIEPATPILPEDTEKADATEILKESKEAALNLAYILIPSILVLLLVVTTGVCWVWICRRRKRGQPDPSTKEQRPTWPAPQPGNSPDLEVYNVIRKQSEADLAETRPDLKNISFRARSGEASPDAVSCDYENVAVNPSESGFVTLVSMESGFVTNDVYEFSPGRAGRSKESGWVENEIYGY is encoded by the exons ATGCCGCGGGGAGCGGCGCCGCAGGCAGTGCTGCTGGCCGCGCTGCTGGCGGGGCTCCGGGGCGCGACGGGTCGCCTGCTCAGCG gtcagCCAGTCTGCCGGTTAGGAACCCAGAAGCCTTGTTATGAAGTCATTTACTTCCGTGATGCTTCTCGAAGACTGAACTTTGAGGAAGCCAGAGCAGCCTGCAGGAGAAATGGGGGCCAGCTAGTCAGCATTGAGTCTGAAGATGAACAGAGACTGATAGAAAAGTTCATTGAAAACCTCCTGGCTTCTGATGGCGATTTCTGGATTGGGCTCAGGAGGCGTGAGGACCAAAAAAGCAATGGCACAGCCTGCCAGGACCTTTATGCCTGGATCGATGGAAGCACAGCAGCATTTAG GAACTGGTATGTGGATGAGCCTTCCTGCGGCAGCGAGGTCTGCGTGGTCATGTACCATCAGCCGTCGGCCCCCGCCGGCATCGGGGGCCCTTACACGTTCCAGTGGAATGACGACCGATGTACCATGAAGAACAATTTCATCTGCAAATATTCTGATG GTGAAGAGATAGAGCCAGCAACACCCATCCTTCCAGAAGACACAGAGAAAGCAGATGCCACAGAAAtactgaaagaaagcaaag AAGCTGCCTTGAATCTTGCCTACATCCTAATCCCCAGCATTCTCGTTCTCCTCCTTGTGGTCACCACAGGTGTATGTTGGGTTTGGATCTGTAGAAGGAG GAAACGGGGGCAGCCAGACCCCAGCACTAAGGAGCAGCGCCCCACCTGGCCGGCTCCTCAGCCCGGGAACAGCCCGGACCTGGAGGTTTACAACGTCATACGAAAGCAGAGCGAAGCTGATCTGGCCGAGACCCGCCCGGACCTAAAGAACATCTCGTTCAGAGCGCGCTCAGGAGAGGCCTCGCCGGACGCCGTGTCTTGTGACTACGAAAACGTGGCCGTGAACCCGTCTGAGAGCGGGTTCGTGACGCTGGTGAGCATGGAGAGTGGCTTCGTCACCAACGACGTCTACGAGTTCTCCCCGGGCCGAGCAGGGAGGAGCAAGGAGTCCGGATGGGTGGAAAATGAAATCTACGGTTATTAG
- the LAYN gene encoding layilin isoform X1 produces MPRGAAPQAVLLAALLAGLRGATGRLLSGQPVCRLGTQKPCYEVIYFRDASRRLNFEEARAACRRNGGQLVSIESEDEQRLIEKFIENLLASDGDFWIGLRRREDQKSNGTACQDLYAWIDGSTAAFRNWYVDEPSCGSEVCVVMYHQPSAPAGIGGPYTFQWNDDRCTMKNNFICKYSDEKPTVPSTRTGGEEIEPATPILPEDTEKADATEILKESKEAALNLAYILIPSILVLLLVVTTGVCWVWICRRRKRGQPDPSTKEQRPTWPAPQPGNSPDLEVYNVIRKQSEADLAETRPDLKNISFRARSGEASPDAVSCDYENVAVNPSESGFVTLVSMESGFVTNDVYEFSPGRAGRSKESGWVENEIYGY; encoded by the exons ATGCCGCGGGGAGCGGCGCCGCAGGCAGTGCTGCTGGCCGCGCTGCTGGCGGGGCTCCGGGGCGCGACGGGTCGCCTGCTCAGCG gtcagCCAGTCTGCCGGTTAGGAACCCAGAAGCCTTGTTATGAAGTCATTTACTTCCGTGATGCTTCTCGAAGACTGAACTTTGAGGAAGCCAGAGCAGCCTGCAGGAGAAATGGGGGCCAGCTAGTCAGCATTGAGTCTGAAGATGAACAGAGACTGATAGAAAAGTTCATTGAAAACCTCCTGGCTTCTGATGGCGATTTCTGGATTGGGCTCAGGAGGCGTGAGGACCAAAAAAGCAATGGCACAGCCTGCCAGGACCTTTATGCCTGGATCGATGGAAGCACAGCAGCATTTAG GAACTGGTATGTGGATGAGCCTTCCTGCGGCAGCGAGGTCTGCGTGGTCATGTACCATCAGCCGTCGGCCCCCGCCGGCATCGGGGGCCCTTACACGTTCCAGTGGAATGACGACCGATGTACCATGAAGAACAATTTCATCTGCAAATATTCTGATG AGAAGCCAACAGTTCCTTCTACAAGGACTGGAG GTGAAGAGATAGAGCCAGCAACACCCATCCTTCCAGAAGACACAGAGAAAGCAGATGCCACAGAAAtactgaaagaaagcaaag AAGCTGCCTTGAATCTTGCCTACATCCTAATCCCCAGCATTCTCGTTCTCCTCCTTGTGGTCACCACAGGTGTATGTTGGGTTTGGATCTGTAGAAGGAG GAAACGGGGGCAGCCAGACCCCAGCACTAAGGAGCAGCGCCCCACCTGGCCGGCTCCTCAGCCCGGGAACAGCCCGGACCTGGAGGTTTACAACGTCATACGAAAGCAGAGCGAAGCTGATCTGGCCGAGACCCGCCCGGACCTAAAGAACATCTCGTTCAGAGCGCGCTCAGGAGAGGCCTCGCCGGACGCCGTGTCTTGTGACTACGAAAACGTGGCCGTGAACCCGTCTGAGAGCGGGTTCGTGACGCTGGTGAGCATGGAGAGTGGCTTCGTCACCAACGACGTCTACGAGTTCTCCCCGGGCCGAGCAGGGAGGAGCAAGGAGTCCGGATGGGTGGAAAATGAAATCTACGGTTATTAG
- the LAYN gene encoding layilin isoform X2, which produces MTLGFLPPVTAAADLDFRGGQPVCRLGTQKPCYEVIYFRDASRRLNFEEARAACRRNGGQLVSIESEDEQRLIEKFIENLLASDGDFWIGLRRREDQKSNGTACQDLYAWIDGSTAAFRNWYVDEPSCGSEVCVVMYHQPSAPAGIGGPYTFQWNDDRCTMKNNFICKYSDEKPTVPSTRTGGEEIEPATPILPEDTEKADATEILKESKEAALNLAYILIPSILVLLLVVTTGVCWVWICRRRKRGQPDPSTKEQRPTWPAPQPGNSPDLEVYNVIRKQSEADLAETRPDLKNISFRARSGEASPDAVSCDYENVAVNPSESGFVTLVSMESGFVTNDVYEFSPGRAGRSKESGWVENEIYGY; this is translated from the exons ATGACTCTAGGCTTCCTTCCTCCTGTGACTGCAGCCGCGGACTTGGACTTCAGAGGAG gtcagCCAGTCTGCCGGTTAGGAACCCAGAAGCCTTGTTATGAAGTCATTTACTTCCGTGATGCTTCTCGAAGACTGAACTTTGAGGAAGCCAGAGCAGCCTGCAGGAGAAATGGGGGCCAGCTAGTCAGCATTGAGTCTGAAGATGAACAGAGACTGATAGAAAAGTTCATTGAAAACCTCCTGGCTTCTGATGGCGATTTCTGGATTGGGCTCAGGAGGCGTGAGGACCAAAAAAGCAATGGCACAGCCTGCCAGGACCTTTATGCCTGGATCGATGGAAGCACAGCAGCATTTAG GAACTGGTATGTGGATGAGCCTTCCTGCGGCAGCGAGGTCTGCGTGGTCATGTACCATCAGCCGTCGGCCCCCGCCGGCATCGGGGGCCCTTACACGTTCCAGTGGAATGACGACCGATGTACCATGAAGAACAATTTCATCTGCAAATATTCTGATG AGAAGCCAACAGTTCCTTCTACAAGGACTGGAG GTGAAGAGATAGAGCCAGCAACACCCATCCTTCCAGAAGACACAGAGAAAGCAGATGCCACAGAAAtactgaaagaaagcaaag AAGCTGCCTTGAATCTTGCCTACATCCTAATCCCCAGCATTCTCGTTCTCCTCCTTGTGGTCACCACAGGTGTATGTTGGGTTTGGATCTGTAGAAGGAG GAAACGGGGGCAGCCAGACCCCAGCACTAAGGAGCAGCGCCCCACCTGGCCGGCTCCTCAGCCCGGGAACAGCCCGGACCTGGAGGTTTACAACGTCATACGAAAGCAGAGCGAAGCTGATCTGGCCGAGACCCGCCCGGACCTAAAGAACATCTCGTTCAGAGCGCGCTCAGGAGAGGCCTCGCCGGACGCCGTGTCTTGTGACTACGAAAACGTGGCCGTGAACCCGTCTGAGAGCGGGTTCGTGACGCTGGTGAGCATGGAGAGTGGCTTCGTCACCAACGACGTCTACGAGTTCTCCCCGGGCCGAGCAGGGAGGAGCAAGGAGTCCGGATGGGTGGAAAATGAAATCTACGGTTATTAG
- the LAYN gene encoding layilin isoform X4, which yields MAISGLGSGGVRTKKAMAQPARTFMPGSMEAQQHLGEEIEPATPILPEDTEKADATEILKESKEAALNLAYILIPSILVLLLVVTTGVCWVWICRRRKRGQPDPSTKEQRPTWPAPQPGNSPDLEVYNVIRKQSEADLAETRPDLKNISFRARSGEASPDAVSCDYENVAVNPSESGFVTLVSMESGFVTNDVYEFSPGRAGRSKESGWVENEIYGY from the exons ATGGCGATTTCTGGATTGGGCTCAGGAGGCGTGAGGACCAAAAAAGCAATGGCACAGCCTGCCAGGACCTTTATGCCTGGATCGATGGAAGCACAGCAGCATTTAG GTGAAGAGATAGAGCCAGCAACACCCATCCTTCCAGAAGACACAGAGAAAGCAGATGCCACAGAAAtactgaaagaaagcaaag AAGCTGCCTTGAATCTTGCCTACATCCTAATCCCCAGCATTCTCGTTCTCCTCCTTGTGGTCACCACAGGTGTATGTTGGGTTTGGATCTGTAGAAGGAG GAAACGGGGGCAGCCAGACCCCAGCACTAAGGAGCAGCGCCCCACCTGGCCGGCTCCTCAGCCCGGGAACAGCCCGGACCTGGAGGTTTACAACGTCATACGAAAGCAGAGCGAAGCTGATCTGGCCGAGACCCGCCCGGACCTAAAGAACATCTCGTTCAGAGCGCGCTCAGGAGAGGCCTCGCCGGACGCCGTGTCTTGTGACTACGAAAACGTGGCCGTGAACCCGTCTGAGAGCGGGTTCGTGACGCTGGTGAGCATGGAGAGTGGCTTCGTCACCAACGACGTCTACGAGTTCTCCCCGGGCCGAGCAGGGAGGAGCAAGGAGTCCGGATGGGTGGAAAATGAAATCTACGGTTATTAG